A window from Gallus gallus isolate bGalGal1 chromosome 7, bGalGal1.mat.broiler.GRCg7b, whole genome shotgun sequence encodes these proteins:
- the HSPE1 gene encoding 10 kDa heat shock protein, mitochondrial, with amino-acid sequence MAGKAFRKFLPLFDRVLVERCAAETVTKGGIMIPEKAQGKVLQATVVAVGSGARGKDGEIHPVSVKVGEKVLLPEYGGTKIVLEDKDYYLFRDGDILGKYLD; translated from the exons ATG GCAGGAAAAGCATTTAGGAAATTCCTTCCCCTGTTTGATCGTGTTCTGGTTGAACGATGCGCAGCAGAGACCGTAACCAAAGGAGGCATCATGATTCCAGAAAAAGCTCAAGGGAAAGTGCTGCAAGCAACAGTGGTAGCAGTTGGATCGGGAGCCAGAGGGAAG gatGGTGAGATTCATCCAGTGAGTGTAAAAGTTGGTGAAAAGGTTTTGCTACCAGAATATGGTGGTACCAAAATTGTACTAGAAGATAAG GACTACTACTTGTTTAGAGACGGTGACATTCTTGGGAAATACCTGGACTGA
- the MOB4 gene encoding MOB-like protein phocein — MVMAEGTAVLRRNRPGTKAQDFYNWPDESFEEMDSTLAVQQYIQQNIRADCSNIDKILEPPEGQDEGVWKYEHLRQFCLELNGLAVKLQSECHPDTCTQMTATEQWIFLCAAHKTPKECPAIDYTRHTLDGAACLLNSNKYFPSRVSIKESSVAKLGSVCRRIYRIFSHAYFHHRQIFDEYENETFLCHRFTKFVMKYNLMSKDNLIVPILEEEVQNSVSGESEA, encoded by the exons ATGGTCATGGCGGAGGGAACGGCAGTGCTGAGGCGGAACAGGCCGGGCACCAAGGCCCAG gATTTCTACAATTGGCCTGATGAGTCCTTTGAGGAGATGGACAGTACATTAGCTGTTCAGCAG tACATCCAGCAAAACATAAGGGCAGACTGTTCCAACATTGATAAGATCCTTGAACCTCCTGAGGGCCAGGATGAGGGCGTATGGAAGTATGAACATCTAAG GCAATTCTGCCTTGAGCTCAATGGACTAGCTGTCAAGCTTCAG AGTGAATGTCACCCAGACACATGTACTCAGATGACAGCAACTGAACAATGGATTTTTCTTTGTGCGGCTCATAAAACTCCCAAAGAG TGTCCTGCTATAGACTACACGAGACACACACTGGATGGAGCTGCATGTCTTCTGAATAGCAACAAGTATTTCCCCAGCag GGTTAGCATAAAGGAATCCTCTGTAGCCAAATTAGGATCTGTGTGCCGAAGgatttacagaatattttcacaTGCTTATTTTCATCATCGGCAGATATTTGATGAATACGAA AATGAAACTTTCTTGTGTCACCGGTTCACTAAATTTGTGATGAAGTATAATCTGATGTCCAAGGATAACCTGATTGTACCAATTTTGGAAGAAGAAGTGCAAAATTCAGTGTCAGGGGAGAGTGAGGCATGA